The Triticum aestivum cultivar Chinese Spring chromosome 6D, IWGSC CS RefSeq v2.1, whole genome shotgun sequence genomic sequence GTTGAAATCTTGAACATTTTTAatgaagtaaataaataaaaaaaaaggaaaaaaatggggGGGTGGTGGGAATCTCACGCCCCACACAAGGGCGAGCCTAAAAGCATgcgtgagggggggggggtgtttgctCTTTCTCCCCTGTGCAGGTCAATGAATAGGAGGTCCCGCCGGACAGTCCGGACTGATTCATCCAGACGGTCCGGGTGAATGCCTGGACGCTGAAAACAGGCTAGCCCATGTATGCCAGCTACCACCCTTCGTCCCTTACTTATACATACATTTCCTTGGGTCAGATCTAGGGTTAGTAATAACATAAACTAAGAACTCGATAGAGCTTTGGTCATCTAACTTCCGAAATTGGGATCAAAACCTCCTAGGGGAGAAGACTCTATGAGGAGTACAAGCCCGCCCATGGGAGAAGACTCCATTCGACTACAATACCCCCACGGGTGAAGGATTCCATGAAGCACAAGACCTCCATCTCTAAAATTTGgggatgaactatgtttctttgTTTTACCTTTCTCTCTCAGAGTTGTTGGATCAATTGTACCTCGTTTAGTAGAATTGGCCGTGAGATGTTTGGTCGGTTTGAGTATCTTATGTTTATTGAGTGAATCCTACTTGTATCTATGTGTTTGACTAGTGCCTTTTCCTTCTTGTTCTTTGTCTCTCTTATGTTCTTACACTCATCCACCTTCAATTTGTGAAATCGGACACACGTCCCGGAATGATCTGTAACTCGTTTGGTGCTAGTTATGATGTTGCGATTTTTTTTATAATAACACCTACCCTCACATCCCTTAGCACCAGTGCTAGTCAACTTTCCCACATCTTAGTTGATATATTTTGTTGAGTAAAAGGCTTTTTGTTTAGTACAGTAAGCTGAGAGTTACTATTGAGTTACGAAGGATTGATTATTGTGACAAGAGGAATAATTTGAGCGGGGCTGAGGATGAGTGAGGTAGCAGACTTGAATGTTCGAGTATCCACTTTGGTATATCTTTGCTTTTTCTTGTTCCTGATGGCAATTCATTCATGCTTCACACACAAACATGAAGAATCCATCCCCACTTTCCTTCCACCACCAGCAGAGGGCAGAGGGAGATCACATAGCTAGCTTCCTACTTTGTGAAAAGCAAGAAGAGAAAGGGGGAAAGGTTGCTTTCCTTCTCCCACTTTCCTAGATTATATGATGGTCATGATGATTACCAGCTTCCTTAATCACCTTTGCTCGCTCTTGTCTGGTCTTAAGTCTTAACTGCTAGCTAATTCACCAGCCATGGATATACACATGCATCTTCCTTGGCAACTTTAGCATCTTGTGATGTAGCCTAGTCAGCCATGGACGTCTCCAtcagggcaggcaggcaggcagaggGAGGTGCTTTTCTTCTCCTCAGGCCAAAGGGGAAAATGGAGTGGAAAGACAACATGATGGTTGATGCAGCAGCAAGCAAGAAACCATACATTTTCGATCATCATAATTCATAATCACCCATGTAACAACTAAGAAGATGTTTACAAAGTCTCAAAGTTTATTAGTGGTTATATCAACTACCACTAACTATAACCAGATAAAATATATACTGGGAGTGCTACCCACAAACATTATCTCAGCTCACACgcaccacctctctctctctctcctcttgtGCACCACCATGTCTCGCATCACGGATGACCCCGAGCACTCCCCGAGGGACTGCGCCACCAagcaccgccaccaccactcgGCTGGGCGCCGCCGGCTGCTGATCGGGGCGTTGTCGGCGGCGGCCTCGCTGCTGGCCCTGGCCATCATACTCTGGCTCACCCTCCGCCCTTCCAGCCCGCGCTTCACGCTGCTggccgccacggccacggccaccgcccccAACGCCACCGCCGGCGGCATCGTGCGGCTCGACGCGGCCTTCGTCGCGCACAACCCCAACGCGCGCGCCGCCGCGCTCTACGACCGGCTCCAGGCGCGTGCGTCCTACGCCGGTGTCCagctcgccgccaccgcgccgctccCGCCGTTCCAGCAGGCCCAGGGCGACGCCGTGCTCACCGCCTCGCTCTCGGCGTCATCTGCGGCGGCGTCGGCAGCCGAAACTGCAGAGGCCGGGCGCA encodes the following:
- the LOC123141976 gene encoding NDR1/HIN1-like protein 26 encodes the protein MSRITDDPEHSPRDCATKHRHHHSAGRRRLLIGALSAAASLLALAIILWLTLRPSSPRFTLLAATATATAPNATAGGIVRLDAAFVAHNPNARAAALYDRLQARASYAGVQLAATAPLPPFQQAQGDAVLTASLSASSAAASAAETAEAGRTTLLLRLRVEGQLRWKVSAWVSGNRALAAECVAVVVPSQLTAVVVQGSQCATTLQ